One segment of Pseudomonas asgharzadehiana DNA contains the following:
- a CDS encoding M23 family metallopeptidase, whose translation MPRFLSLLLLLCLAFNAHADSYISRTLNKPVPGGVAVVDLGPSAGAPKASYQGKPVLVVKEQDNWLAIVGIPLSVKPGNERISSGGRSLPFIVGYKKYPEQRITLKNKSQVNPAPAQLKRIEAELAVQIKAYRSFSPNLPSNLVLDKPVNGPLSSKFGVRRFFNGEERNPHSGLDFAVPAGTPIKTPANGKVILVGNYFFNGNTVFVDHGQGFISMFCHMSKIDVKVGQQLVRGTVVGKVGATGRATGPHMHWNVSLNDARVDPAIFIGAFQP comes from the coding sequence ATGCCACGTTTCTTAAGTTTGTTGCTGCTGCTGTGCCTGGCCTTTAACGCGCATGCCGATAGCTACATCAGTCGCACCTTGAACAAACCGGTGCCGGGGGGCGTTGCAGTGGTCGACCTCGGGCCTTCGGCCGGCGCGCCCAAGGCCAGCTATCAGGGCAAACCGGTGCTGGTGGTCAAGGAGCAGGACAATTGGCTGGCGATTGTCGGCATCCCGTTGAGCGTCAAGCCGGGTAACGAGCGCATCAGCAGTGGCGGGCGCAGCCTGCCGTTTATCGTCGGCTACAAGAAATACCCGGAACAGCGCATCACCTTGAAGAACAAAAGCCAGGTCAACCCGGCCCCCGCGCAACTCAAGCGCATCGAGGCGGAACTGGCGGTGCAGATCAAGGCCTATCGCAGCTTCAGCCCCAACCTGCCGAGCAATCTGGTGCTGGATAAGCCGGTGAACGGGCCGCTGTCGAGCAAGTTCGGTGTGCGCCGGTTCTTCAATGGCGAAGAACGCAACCCGCATTCGGGACTGGATTTTGCGGTGCCGGCGGGAACACCGATCAAGACCCCGGCGAACGGCAAGGTGATCCTGGTGGGTAACTACTTCTTTAACGGCAATACCGTATTCGTCGACCACGGCCAGGGCTTTATCAGCATGTTCTGCCATATGTCCAAGATCGACGTGAAGGTGGGCCAGCAACTGGTACGCGGTACGGTGGTGGGCAAGGTCGGCGCGACTGGCCGCGCCACCGGCCCCCATATGCACTGGAATGTGAGCCTGAACGATGCGCGGGTCGACCCGGCGATTTTCATCGGGGCGTTCCAACCTTGA
- the guaB gene encoding IMP dehydrogenase, which yields MLRISQEALTFDDILLVPGYSEVLPNEVSLKTRLTRGIELNIPLVSAAMDTVTEARLAIAMAQEGGIGIIHKNMTIEQQAAEVRKVKRYEAGVVKDPITIEADATVRDLFDLTRLHNISGVPVLHDGDLVGIVTSRDVRFENRLEVTVREVMTPKERLVTVKEGADKNDVRELLHKHRIERVLIVDDKFALKGMMTVNDIEKAKAYPLASKDDQGRLRVGAAVGTGKDTGDRVAALVAAGVDVVVVDTAHGHSKGVIDRVRWVKQNFPEVQVIGGNIATGAAAKALAEAGADAVKVGIGPGSICTTRIVAGVGVPQISAIANVAAALEGTGVPLIADGGIRFSGDLSKAIVAGASCVMMGSMFAGTEEAPGEIELFQGRSYKAYRGMGSLGAMSQAQGSSDRYFQDSSAGAEKLVPEGIEGRVPYKGTLSAIIHQLMGGLRSSMGYTGSANIEEMRTKPEFVRITGAGMAESHVHDVQITKEAPNYRVG from the coding sequence ATGCTGCGTATCAGCCAAGAAGCTCTGACATTCGACGACATTCTCCTAGTGCCCGGTTATTCCGAGGTGCTTCCTAACGAAGTCAGTCTCAAGACCCGCCTAACCCGTGGCATCGAGCTGAATATTCCCCTGGTTTCCGCTGCGATGGACACCGTTACCGAAGCCCGCCTGGCCATTGCCATGGCGCAGGAAGGCGGTATCGGGATCATCCACAAGAACATGACCATCGAGCAGCAAGCTGCCGAAGTGCGCAAGGTCAAGCGTTACGAAGCCGGTGTGGTGAAAGATCCGATCACCATCGAGGCCGACGCCACTGTGCGTGACCTGTTCGACCTGACCCGCCTGCACAACATCTCCGGTGTTCCCGTGCTGCACGATGGCGACCTGGTCGGCATCGTCACTTCCCGTGACGTGCGTTTCGAAAACCGTCTTGAAGTCACCGTCCGCGAAGTGATGACGCCCAAAGAGCGTCTGGTCACTGTCAAGGAAGGCGCCGACAAGAACGATGTGCGTGAACTGCTGCACAAGCACCGCATCGAGCGCGTGCTGATCGTCGACGACAAATTCGCCCTCAAAGGCATGATGACTGTCAACGACATCGAAAAAGCCAAGGCTTACCCGCTGGCCAGCAAGGATGACCAAGGTCGCCTGCGCGTGGGTGCTGCCGTCGGTACCGGTAAAGACACCGGTGACCGCGTTGCCGCGCTGGTTGCCGCCGGTGTGGACGTGGTAGTGGTCGACACTGCCCACGGCCATTCCAAAGGCGTGATCGACCGCGTGCGCTGGGTCAAGCAGAACTTCCCAGAGGTGCAGGTGATCGGCGGTAACATCGCCACCGGCGCTGCCGCCAAGGCCCTGGCCGAAGCCGGCGCCGATGCAGTCAAGGTCGGTATCGGCCCAGGCTCGATCTGCACCACGCGTATCGTCGCCGGTGTAGGCGTGCCGCAAATCAGCGCCATCGCCAACGTCGCCGCAGCCCTTGAGGGCACTGGCGTGCCATTGATCGCCGACGGCGGCATCCGTTTCTCCGGTGACCTGTCCAAGGCCATCGTGGCCGGTGCTTCCTGCGTGATGATGGGCTCGATGTTCGCCGGTACCGAAGAGGCGCCGGGCGAGATCGAACTGTTCCAGGGCCGTTCGTACAAGGCTTACCGTGGCATGGGTTCGCTGGGCGCCATGTCCCAGGCCCAGGGCTCGTCCGACCGTTACTTCCAGGACTCCTCGGCAGGCGCCGAGAAGCTCGTACCGGAAGGCATCGAGGGCCGTGTGCCGTACAAGGGCACCCTGAGCGCCATCATCCATCAACTGATGGGCGGCCTGCGTTCTTCGATGGGTTACACCGGCAGCGCCAACATCGAAGAAATGCGCACCAAGCCAGAGTTCGTACGGATCACCGGCGCCGGCATGGCTGAATCCCATGTCCACGACGTGCAGATCACCAAGGAAGCGCCAAACTACCGCGTAGGTTGA
- a CDS encoding LysR family transcriptional regulator, protein MISTRQLRYFVEIADSGSFSTAAERLFVAQSALSRQIKALETQLQTPLFERTARQPRLTAAGEAFYPRARNLLSELLKASELATQVGNGQLGTLRLSHSSTVPMSGRLLQGISTWLARCPEVSMNIVKLSSEAQLEEIAEGRLEIGLLRLPVLRQREGVSVLPLYSEQVLLAVPSNHPLSHTDKPIELGQLKDEAFISIPHPQRGGLSYLSAELCMRAGFFPKAARVMSRKTTQLQLIQAGFGIALLPESMQDIAPANVRFLPLADPDCLSTVALACQQAPGPLVEQFCQTLRECL, encoded by the coding sequence GTGATCTCCACCCGCCAACTGCGCTACTTCGTCGAAATCGCCGACAGTGGCAGCTTCAGCACGGCCGCCGAACGCCTGTTCGTGGCGCAATCGGCCCTGAGCCGGCAAATCAAGGCCCTCGAAACCCAGCTGCAAACACCGCTGTTCGAGCGCACCGCGCGCCAACCGCGCCTGACCGCCGCCGGCGAAGCCTTTTACCCACGGGCGCGCAACCTGCTGAGTGAGTTGCTCAAGGCCAGCGAACTGGCTACCCAAGTCGGCAATGGCCAGCTCGGCACCCTGCGCCTCAGCCATTCGAGCACCGTGCCGATGAGTGGTCGTTTGTTGCAGGGCATCAGTACCTGGCTGGCACGCTGCCCCGAGGTGTCGATGAATATCGTCAAATTGTCCTCCGAAGCCCAGTTGGAAGAGATCGCCGAGGGCCGCCTGGAAATCGGCCTGCTGCGCTTGCCGGTGTTGCGCCAGCGCGAGGGGGTGAGCGTATTGCCTTTATATAGCGAACAGGTGTTGCTGGCGGTGCCGTCGAATCACCCGTTATCACACACCGACAAGCCCATCGAACTGGGGCAACTCAAGGATGAGGCGTTTATCTCGATCCCTCACCCCCAGCGCGGTGGCCTGAGCTATCTGTCGGCTGAACTGTGCATGCGTGCCGGATTTTTCCCCAAGGCGGCGCGCGTCATGTCGCGCAAGACCACCCAGTTGCAACTGATCCAGGCCGGTTTCGGCATAGCCTTGTTACCAGAATCCATGCAGGACATCGCCCCCGCCAATGTGCGTTTTTTACCCCTGGCCGACCCGGACTGCCTGAGCACCGTGGCGCTGGCCTGCCAGCAGGCACCGGGCCCGCTGGTGGAGCAATTCTGCCAAACCTTGCGCGAATGCCTATAA
- the leuA gene encoding 2-isopropylmalate synthase yields MSMLKDPSSKYRAFPTIDIPDRTWPSKTITTAPIWCSSDLRDGNQSLIEPMDAVKKLRFWKTLVAVGVKEIEASFPAASQTDFDFVRTLIEDNHIPEDTTIQVLTQGREDLIARTFESLRGAKKAIVHLYNATSPSFRRIVFNQDKDGIKAIAVNAAKLFVKYAAQQPETQWTFEYSPETFSATELEFAKEVCDAVIEVWNPTPEHKMILNLPATVECATPNIYADQIEWFGRHINRRDSVIISLHTHNDRGTGVAATELGLMAGADRVEGCLFGNGERTGNVDLVTVALNMYTQGLDPQLDFSDIDGVRKVVEECNQIQVHPRHPYVGDLVHTAFSGSHQDAIRKGFSQQKDDALWEVPYLPIDPADIGRSYEAVIRVNSQSGKGGIAYLLEQEYDISLPRRMQIEFSQVVQAETDRVGLEMTAPQIYALLQREYLQANTPYALVSHRLQEENGNSFVEVEVSGKGQGETNLHWKGKGNGALEALVAGLPIGVEIMDYNEHAIGAGTNAKAAAYIELRVNGERPVHGVGIDENITTASFKALFSALNRSLSQQEATKAA; encoded by the coding sequence ATGAGCATGCTCAAAGACCCGTCTTCGAAGTACCGTGCGTTCCCGACTATCGACATCCCGGACCGCACCTGGCCATCCAAAACCATCACCACCGCGCCGATCTGGTGCAGTTCCGACCTGCGTGATGGCAACCAGTCGCTGATCGAGCCGATGGACGCGGTGAAAAAGCTGCGCTTCTGGAAGACCCTGGTTGCCGTCGGCGTGAAGGAAATCGAAGCCTCGTTCCCCGCTGCGTCGCAAACCGACTTTGACTTCGTGCGTACCCTGATCGAAGACAACCACATCCCCGAGGACACCACCATCCAGGTGCTGACCCAGGGCCGTGAAGACTTGATCGCGCGTACGTTCGAATCCCTGCGCGGCGCCAAAAAAGCCATCGTGCACTTGTACAACGCCACGTCGCCGTCGTTCCGCCGTATTGTGTTCAACCAGGACAAGGATGGCATCAAGGCCATCGCGGTCAACGCCGCCAAGCTGTTCGTCAAATACGCCGCCCAGCAGCCGGAAACCCAGTGGACGTTCGAGTATTCCCCGGAAACGTTCAGCGCCACTGAGCTGGAATTCGCCAAGGAAGTCTGTGATGCAGTGATCGAGGTGTGGAACCCGACGCCTGAGCACAAGATGATCCTCAACCTGCCGGCCACTGTCGAATGCGCAACGCCGAATATCTATGCCGACCAGATCGAGTGGTTCGGTCGCCATATCAACCGTCGTGACAGCGTGATCATCAGCTTGCACACCCACAACGACCGTGGCACCGGCGTAGCCGCCACCGAGCTGGGCCTGATGGCCGGCGCCGACCGTGTCGAAGGCTGCCTGTTCGGCAATGGCGAGCGCACCGGCAACGTCGATCTGGTGACCGTGGCACTGAACATGTACACCCAGGGCCTCGACCCGCAGCTGGATTTCTCCGACATCGATGGCGTGCGCAAAGTGGTTGAAGAGTGCAACCAGATCCAGGTGCACCCGCGTCACCCGTACGTCGGCGACCTGGTGCACACCGCGTTCTCCGGCTCCCACCAGGACGCCATCCGCAAAGGTTTCAGCCAGCAGAAAGACGATGCCCTGTGGGAAGTGCCGTACTTGCCGATCGACCCGGCCGACATCGGTCGCAGCTACGAAGCAGTGATTCGTGTGAACAGCCAGTCGGGTAAAGGCGGTATCGCCTACCTGCTGGAGCAGGAATACGACATCAGCTTGCCGCGTCGCATGCAGATTGAGTTCAGCCAGGTGGTACAGGCCGAAACCGACCGCGTGGGCCTGGAAATGACTGCACCGCAGATCTACGCCTTGCTGCAACGCGAGTACCTGCAAGCCAACACCCCGTACGCGCTGGTCAGCCATCGCTTGCAGGAAGAGAACGGCAACAGTTTTGTCGAGGTGGAAGTTTCCGGCAAGGGCCAGGGCGAGACCAACCTGCATTGGAAAGGCAAAGGCAACGGCGCCCTGGAAGCGCTGGTGGCCGGTTTGCCGATTGGCGTGGAGATCATGGACTACAACGAACATGCGATCGGCGCGGGCACCAACGCCAAG
- a CDS encoding sulfite exporter TauE/SafE family protein, which yields MSPVELMSQWSFGGTDWLVIGLGVVVAYIVFGIAGFGTALVAGPVLILFMPLSKIIPLLVLLDFVAAFGGLLQTRRDVNKAELLRLLPCMAIGCTLGVVFLLNLHSDLLLLLMGLFITAYALYTLAVKARPTQLAAAWSIPMGTVGGLFGALFGSGGFLYAIYLNSRLPKDAARATQSALISCSTVVRLSLFLIAGVYADLPLLMLALCLLPAMAVGLWCGRRLTMRMSREAFVRLVTWLVLASGIALIGRYLST from the coding sequence ATGAGCCCGGTTGAACTGATGAGTCAGTGGTCGTTTGGTGGTACGGATTGGCTGGTAATCGGCCTGGGTGTGGTGGTGGCGTACATCGTGTTCGGTATCGCCGGCTTCGGTACGGCGCTGGTGGCCGGGCCTGTCTTGATTCTGTTCATGCCGCTGTCGAAGATCATCCCGTTGCTGGTATTGCTCGATTTTGTCGCAGCCTTTGGCGGCCTGCTGCAAACACGACGGGATGTGAACAAAGCGGAGCTGCTGCGCCTGTTGCCGTGCATGGCCATCGGTTGCACATTGGGCGTGGTGTTTTTGCTCAACCTGCATTCAGACCTGTTGCTGCTGTTGATGGGGCTGTTTATCACCGCCTATGCCCTTTACACCCTGGCGGTGAAAGCGCGGCCGACGCAATTGGCGGCGGCTTGGTCGATCCCCATGGGCACTGTCGGCGGGTTGTTTGGTGCGCTGTTCGGCAGTGGTGGCTTTTTATATGCGATCTACCTGAACAGCCGCCTGCCCAAGGATGCGGCGCGGGCGACGCAAAGCGCGCTGATCAGTTGCAGCACAGTGGTGCGCCTGAGCTTGTTCCTGATTGCCGGGGTGTACGCTGATTTGCCGCTATTGATGTTGGCGCTGTGCCTGCTGCCGGCGATGGCCGTGGGGTTGTGGTGCGGGCGCAGGTTGACGATGCGCATGTCCCGTGAAGCGTTTGTACGGTTGGTGACATGGCTGGTGCTGGCCAGCGGCATTGCGTTGATCGGGCGGTATTTGAGTACTTGA
- the xseA gene encoding exodeoxyribonuclease VII large subunit — MIKDPFARLGLDREVLTVSQLNGRARVLLEDVFTNIWVEGEISNLARPASGHVYFTLKDSGAQVRCALFRNNAARVRQALKDGLAVKVRGKVSLFEGRGDYQLILDTVEPAGDGALRLAFDALKEKLSAEGLFSAERKVPLPAHPRRIGIISSPTGAVIRDIISVFRRRAPNIELTLIPTAVQGREAIAQIVRALKLADARGFDALILARGGGSLEDLWCFNEEAVARAVDACVTPIVSAVGHETDVSISDFVADVRAPTPSAAAELLAPDASHLVRQVENLHRRLVMLMRNRLAHNRLRLEGMARRLRHPGERLRQQAQRLDDLDMRLRRAFERSLNTRRERLIRLETRLAGQHPGRQLALLRQRLDSLAERLPRAMREGLKARRLQLQSQVQTLQVVSPLATLGRGYSILLDERGQAIRNAAQTHTGQRLTARLGEGQLQVRVEDNHLTPVTLSLLD, encoded by the coding sequence ATGATTAAAGACCCCTTTGCCCGCCTGGGCCTGGACCGCGAAGTCCTGACTGTCAGCCAACTCAACGGCCGTGCGCGGGTGTTGCTGGAAGACGTATTCACCAATATCTGGGTCGAAGGCGAGATCTCCAACCTCGCCCGCCCGGCCTCCGGCCACGTGTACTTCACCCTCAAGGACAGCGGTGCGCAGGTGCGTTGCGCCCTGTTTCGCAATAACGCCGCCCGGGTGCGCCAGGCGCTGAAGGATGGCCTGGCGGTGAAAGTGCGCGGCAAGGTCTCGCTGTTCGAAGGCCGTGGCGATTACCAACTGATCCTCGACACCGTGGAGCCGGCCGGTGACGGCGCACTGCGCCTGGCCTTCGATGCGTTGAAGGAAAAGCTCAGCGCCGAAGGCCTGTTCAGTGCCGAGCGCAAGGTGCCGCTGCCGGCCCACCCTCGGCGCATCGGCATTATCAGCTCGCCTACCGGTGCGGTGATACGCGACATCATCAGTGTGTTCCGCCGCCGCGCGCCGAACATTGAACTGACTCTGATCCCGACGGCCGTGCAAGGCCGCGAAGCAATCGCGCAGATTGTGCGTGCGCTGAAACTCGCCGATGCGCGTGGCTTTGACGCGCTGATCCTGGCGCGTGGCGGCGGCTCGCTGGAAGACCTCTGGTGCTTCAACGAAGAGGCCGTGGCGCGCGCGGTGGATGCTTGCGTCACCCCGATCGTCAGCGCCGTGGGCCATGAAACCGATGTGTCCATCAGCGACTTCGTGGCGGATGTGCGCGCGCCCACCCCGTCTGCCGCCGCTGAACTGCTGGCGCCGGACGCCAGTCACCTCGTGCGCCAGGTGGAAAACCTGCATCGCCGCCTGGTGATGCTGATGCGCAATCGCCTGGCCCACAACCGCTTGCGCCTGGAAGGCATGGCGCGTCGCCTGCGCCACCCCGGCGAGCGCCTGCGCCAGCAGGCTCAGCGCTTGGACGATCTGGACATGCGCCTGCGCCGAGCATTCGAGCGCAGCCTCAATACCCGCCGCGAACGCTTGATCCGCCTGGAAACCCGCCTTGCCGGTCAGCACCCTGGCCGCCAGTTGGCCCTGCTGCGCCAGCGCCTGGACAGCCTTGCCGAACGCCTGCCCCGCGCCATGCGCGAAGGCCTCAAGGCACGGCGCCTGCAACTGCAAAGCCAGGTGCAGACGCTACAGGTGGTCAGCCCGCTGGCAACCCTGGGCCGTGGCTACAGCATCCTGCTGGATGAACGGGGCCAGGCCATCCGCAACGCGGCGCAAACCCACACCGGCCAGCGCCTCACCGCGCGTCTCGGCGAAGGCCAATTGCAAGTGCGGGTGGAAGACAACCACCTCACACCCGTCACCCTTTCGTTATTGGATTGA